From the genome of Alosa alosa isolate M-15738 ecotype Scorff River chromosome 20, AALO_Geno_1.1, whole genome shotgun sequence, one region includes:
- the hivep3a gene encoding transcription factor HIVEP3 isoform X1 produces the protein MEALHNQLNAGETSGGEDQPQSTSPSVGCSSQPSASQESKPAQDADSEPHRHGAPSKPPRRQHLERKRLRLQRRQAQDVGSLKDDKLAGTANDAGPLPGNECGGSVQVSKEDSTGAPIPSSSSSAPSLGTEEAQEGMPKQKRERKPQKPGKYVCSYCGRACAKPSVLQKHIRSHTGERPYPCAPCGFSFKTKSNLYKHRKSHTHRVKAGLAPASKDEPAISGQEEPLTDSEDESNQPPSTSSAKKQETLAPQASYGAELRSTEQSQGLGDSHAVKKRLAMRLSKTKQAPPTGSSDDVSSSLVLGSRGSTESGYFSRSESTEQSQDSPPNSSAKSYAEIILGKYGRLGHLQRASRNQQQQSGGQDGIPFTLPKKQVIDHITKLITINEAVVDTSKIDSVKPRRFSLSRRSSTESAKASALKEPLVQCPKVTEACSKASGSITLGVPCQKFQQQSLNIEQSSSQASAAPLLRSLSVPSASPASTSDAPRHLRLSQSFDEQPPTQTNRRHALLRRQPAIELPIGCDFTPEKSAMTSSVPYHQDMLSLPHQKPRPLQPYECEECGTGCKDWESYKTHRRQTCNMHQQQKMEAVSEQVENPTRMHFMSRPGALVMRKRRKEDSLELDDPCSSMASSSASGTSPGIEGDLTNKAYEGPNVGNIGLMLEKDPERPLKGISVIQHTSSFEKQEGNLFVKSKVKDELDKCASFEMHYSPLTQSSEQQSSKPSSRKLMRQHNVLVPEILVTEDTNATPMSLSATVSIAKEAERTDEFQWPQRSSTLAQLPIEKLPPKKKRLRLAEAAQSSGESSFESLSLPPRSPGQDSNVSHMSSCSVSFEDSGKLTNVEMTSGRRSRATHTLAVPASSHHHHPHREMRRSASEQAPHVPQQCTPISEVRSKSFDYSSLSPDRTPAGWKERRKCLLLKHTTVRDPDDEEPPSQQTSSVSMPSVSMLASFCTASVPSSSRMKLSPGPSEPPCTPTSYNTSPVHTHCQESPALWQQDPPHQLRNSPEVALNQCSSDHKVQQTAPVVYMGLEGIQLGSAHVTQGPSGAARAHYSPGSSRLKLEIPTRDPVEESEPRVAISSQVPARPFQHQRVYFTITPDAEPLRPAEMQTVAVRVQGDIPAHASAIYTTHSHHAVTKPQELSSSANRNVTLDVTTVPSVSLDHSSPLTVTPDTKLQGCRSVGSGGNKRMLSPSNSLELGPEMRQQQKRVKEEDKKEEEEQDNTKEGGDGQLSNRVKAEQAIAESAGSHRSTQSLSSPSATTNSNNNNNKQKPMPTFHAEPEYSWCYLNYAKPSPSPQNDHQASVYSSWSTSAYNPNPPGLSSKEVLAQLHCKQGHSSSVTYTMAPMSPPAEEKEKGKKKDKEGPVADPGKPSVSEVHTTQHKCPTEERAVWSTEDVKKEEGEEEEEEERKRERTVASKHTEPPRVWICEGGYRSNEEYVYVRGRGRGRYVCEECGIRCKKPSTLRKHIRLHTDQRPFICQHCNFAFKTKGNLTKHMKSKAHGKKCHEESVPNTSDELETGEEGGSDGCPVRTEALEEHQFSDAEDTEGEDEDEEDDDNDDDDDDDDDDGTDEDYEDAEDQPKKGPPDVHHGELITAHLASSASSPTRAGDATQTDAGPSEPPRERHPLPSMHSSLTGAVTVTVPRPHPEPHGGSCSSPILSLSPGRCVSPALPQSLCPSSCCSPSPSPYPQLSPYQRRLSPSPSGQVSPGRCPPSPSGCQRSPGRDSAALVPQSACSSAGCPGSGPTSPTSISGSFSPHRTPKPRYQAAPGGMSCMAAQERCCPQEEVMHLPPSQLSVLRNQHRHHHRHHHHHHHHHHPARTATTISAAALPSEGCCLLSHLPLHSQPPARSPSLLIPIGGIHMVQARGSYQRPGPAVSPALGRAGAEEPPSRWSPRTTMAPAAAVGRPAPRGAGPRHGQLCSSANHRSPEAEEPTAGQSELPLLNREGRPDVCVKSREDTTLQGEESSTQTPSCVSRPQHTHSHTHTHTNTQTHAVPDKHLNCTY, from the exons ATGGAGGCCTTGCATAACCAGCTTAATGCTGGGGAGACGTCCGGAGGTGAAGATCAGCCTCAGAGTACATCTCCCTCAGTAGGCTGCTCCTCTCAGCCCTCAGCCTCCCAAGAAAGCAAGCCAGCACAGGACGCAGACTCTGAGCCCCATCGCCATGGAGCCCCATCCAAACCCCCTAGACGTCAGCATCTGGAGAGGAAACGCCTGCGGCTCCAGAGGAGACAAGCTCAGGACGTGGGCTCTCTTAAGGATGATAAGCTCGCAGGGACGGCGAACGACGCCGGGCCGTTACCAGGCAACGAGTGCGGGGGTTCCGTCCAGGTGTCAAAGGAAGACTCCACGGGTGCTCCCATTCCTTCTTCGAGCAGTTCGGCTCCATCTCTCGGTACGGAGGAGGCACAGGAAGGCATGCCAAAGCAGAAACGCGAGCGCAAACCGCAGAAGCCCGGGAAGTATGTGTGCAGCTACTGCGGTCGAGCTTGCGCCAAGCCTAGCGTGCTCCAGAAGCACATTCGCTCCCACACCGGGGAGAGACCTTACCCTTGTGCCCCTTGCGGCTTCTCGTTCAAGACCAAGAGCAACCTGTACAAGCACCgcaaatcacacactcacagggtcAAAGCTGGGCTGGCTCCAGCAAGCAAAGACGAACCAGCCATAAGCGGCCAAGAAGAACCCTTGACTGATTCAGAGGATGAGTCTAACCAGCCGCCGTCAACCAGCTCAGCAAAGAAACAGGAAACGCTTGCACCGCAAGCATCGTACGGTGCTGAGTTACGTTCTACTGAGCAATCCCAGGGGCTTGGAGACTCCCATGCTGTTAAAAAGAGACTTGCGATGAGACTGAGCAAAACCAAGCAAGCTCCACCAACGGGCTCATCAGATGACGTTTCCTCTTCGCTGGTTTTGGGAAGTCGTGGGAGCACTGAGTCGGGCTACTTCTCTCGTTCAGAGAGCACGGAGCAGTCTCAAGACAGCCCTCCAAACTCCAGCGCTAAAAGCTACGCTGAAATCATCCTTGGCAAGTACGGGCGCCTTGGACATCTGCAGAGGGCTTCCCGTAACCAGCAGCAACAGTCTGGCGGACAAGACGGCATCCCTTTCACGCTTCCCAAAAAGCAGGTCATTGACCATATCACAAAGCTCATCACCATCAACGAGGCTGTGGTAGACACCAGTAAGATTGACAGTGTCAAGCCTAGACGCTTCTCCCTGTCTAGGCGAAGCAGTACAGAGTCAGCCAAGGCCTCTGCTCTTAAAGAACCCCTTGTGCAGTGCCCTAAAGTGACTGAGGCTTGTTCCAAGGCCAGTGGGTCTATTACTCTTGGTGTTCCGTGTCAGAAATTCCAGCAACAGAGCCTAAATATAGAACAGTCCTCCAGCCAAGCCTCTGCAGCACCACTTTTGAGGAGTCTTTCAgtcccctctgcctctcctgctAGCACAAGCGATGCTCCCCGGCACCTGAGGCTCAGCCAATCATTTGACGAGCAGCCGCCTACCCAGACGAATCGGCGCCATGCCTTGCTTCGCCGCCAACCAGCGATTGAGCTGCCCATTGGCTGTGATTTTACCCCTGAAAAGTCAGCCATGACATCCTCTGTGCCATACCACCAAGACATGCTTAGCTTGCCTCATCAAAAACCAAGGCCCCTTCAACCGTACGAGTGTGAAGAGTGTGGCACTGGCTGCAAAGATTGGGAGAGTTACAAGACGCACAGACGGCAAACGTGcaacatgcaccaacagcagaaaatggAGGCAGTTTCTGAACAGGTGGAGAATCCTACAAGGATGCACTTCATGAGCAGGCCAGGGGCTTTAGtaatgagaaagagaagaaaagaggacagTCTCGAACTTGATGATCCCTGTTCCTCAATGGCCTCGTCCTCTGCATCTGGGACAAGCCCTGGAATTGAAGGAGACCTGACCAACAAGGCTTATGAAGGACCTAATGTAGGAAACATTGGATTAATGCTGGAGAAAGACCCTgagagacctttgaaggggaTATCAGTGATCCAACATACAAGTTCATTTGAGAAGCAAGAGGGTAATCTGTTTGtgaaaagtaaagtaaaagatGAATTAGATAAATGTGCCTCCTTTGAGATGCACTATTCACCATTAACTCAGTCATCAGAGCAGCAGTCATCAAAACCAAGCTCTCGGAAGTTAATGCGCCAGCATAATGTCCTAGTGCCAGAGATCCTAGTCACAGAGgatacaaacgccacgccaatGTCCCTGTCTGCGACTGTTTCCATAGCCAAAGAGGCTGAGAGGACAGACGAGTTCCAGTGGCCCCAAAGAAGCTCAACACTGGCCCAGCTTCCCATTGAGAAGCTGCCCCCGAAAAAGAAGCGTCTTCGGTTGGCAGAAGCTGCCCAGTCCTCTGGGGAGTCCAGCTTTGAATCTCTGTCCCTGCCTCCTCGCAGTCCAGGTCAAGACAGCAACGTGTCACACATGTCTAGCTGTTCTGTATCATTTGAGGACTCGGGAAAACTGACTAACGTGGAGATGACTTCTGGTCGGAGATCCAGGGCAACTCACACATTAGCCGTTCCTGCTAGttctcaccaccaccatccccacAGGGAGATGAGGCGCTCGGCTTCGGAGCAAGCACCACATGTTCCGCAGCAGTGCACCCCGATTTCGGAAGTCCGTAGCAAGTCCTTTGACTACAGTTCCCTGTCTCCTGATCGCACTCCAGCTGGCTGGAAGGAAAGGCGCAAATGCCTCCTCTTGAAGCACACTACAGTGCGGGATCCAGACGACGAGGAACCACCCAGCCAGCAAACATCAAGTGTTAGCATGCCAagtgttagcatgttagcaagtTTTTGCACGGCTAGTGTTCCATCCAGCTCCCGCATGAAGTTAAGTCCGGGACCTTCTGAGCCCCCGTGCACCCCCACATCCTATAACACATCTCCTGTTCACACTCATTGCCAAGAATCACCAGCGCTATGGCAACAAGATCCACCTCACCAGCTACGCAACTCGCCAGAGGTGGCACTAAATCAGTGCTCATCAGATCACAAAGTGCAGCAAACAGCACCTGTTGTTTACATGGGACTAGAAGGCATTCAGCTTGGCTCTGCCCATGTCACCCAGGGCCCCTCTGGTGCAGCACGAGCCCACTACTCTCCTGGGTCCTCACGTCTCAAGCTGGAGATACCCACCAGGGACCCAGTTGAGGAGTCGGAGCCGAGAGTAGCAATCTCGTCCCAGGTGCCTGCCCGCCCATTCCAACACCAGCGTGTTTACTTCACCATCACCCCCGATGCTGAGCCACTGAGACCTGCGGAGATGCAGACGGTGGCAGTTCGAGTCCAGGGGGACATCCCAGCCCACGCCAGTGCCATTTACACCACGCACTCTCATCATGCAGTTACTAAACCTCAGGAGCTTAGTTCAAGTGCAAACCGAAATGTGACCTTAGATGTGACGACTGTCCCATCAGTGAGTTTAGACCACAGTAGCCCACTGACCGTGACCCCTGATACCAAGTTGCAGGGATGTAGGTCAGTAGGTTCCGGAGGAAACAAACGGATGCTGTCTCCGTCAAATAGCCTAGAGCTCGGGCCCGAAATGCGACAGCAGCAGAAACGAGTGAAAGAGGAAGACaagaaggaagaagaagaacaggacAACACCAAAGAGGGTGGCGATGGGCAACTTTCAAACCGGGTTAAAGCCGAGCAAGCAATAGCAGAGTCAGCCGGCAGTCACAGAAGCACCCAGAGCCTTTCCTCTCCCAGCGCCAccaccaacagcaacaacaacaacaacaaacagaaGCCTATGCCTACATTTCACGCGGAGCCCGAGTACAGCTGGTGCTATCTCAACTACGCCAAGCCGAGCCCGTCCCCTCAGAACGACCACCAGGCCTCGGTGTACTCCTCCTGGTCCACCAGTGCCTACAACCCCAACCCTCCAGGGCTCAGCAGCAAGGAGGTCCTAGCGCAGCTCCACTGCAAGCAGGGGCACTCCTCCTCCGTCACCTACACCATGGCCCCCATGTCACCCCCAgcggaggagaaggagaaggggaaGAAGAAGGACAAGGAAGGACCGGTGGCAGACCCTGGGAAGCCAAGCGTGTCTGAG GTCCACACCACTCAGCACAAATGTCCCACTGAGGAAAGGGCAGTCTGGTCAACAGAGGACGTGAAGAAAGAGGagggtgaagaggaggaggaggaggagaggaaaagggagagaacaGTAGCCTCTAAACACACTGAGCCTCCTCGTGTTTGGATTTGTGAAGGAGG GTATAGGTCGAATgaggagtatgtgtatgtgcgcggGCGTGGGAGGGGCAGGTacgtgtgtgaggagtgtggcATTCGCTGTAAGAAGCCCAGCACGCTTCGCAAACACATCCGACTGCACACCGACCAGCGGCCCTTCATCTGCCAGCATTGCAACTTTGCTTTCAAAACCAAAG GGAACCTCACCAAACACATGAAGTCAAAGGCCCATGGGAAGAAGTGCCATGAAGAAAGTGTGCCCAATACATCTGATGAGCTGGAGACAGGGGAAGAAG GTGGCAGTGATGGTTGCCCAGTCAGGACAGAGGCACTTGAGGAACACCAGTTCTCTGATGCTGAGGACACGGAGGGagaagatgaggatgaggaagatgatgacaatgatgatgatgatgatgatgatgatgatgatggaacCGATGAAGACTACGAAGATGCAGAGGACCAGCCAAAAAAGGGTCCCCCAGATGTGCATCATGGAGAACTCATCACTGCCCACTTggcatcatcagcatcatcaccCACCCGGGCTGGAGATGCCACCCAGACGGACGCCGGTCCCTCCGAACCCCCGCGGGAGCGGCATCCTTTACCCAGCATGCACTCCTCCCTGACGGGCGCGGTGACGGTCACGGTCCCGCGGCCACACCCGGAGCCCCACGGTGGCAGCTGCTCGTCCCCCATCCTCAGCCTCTCCCCGGGCCGCTGCGTGTCCCCAGCCCTGCCCCAGTCGCTCTGCCCGTCCTCCTGCTGCTCCCCCAGCCCCTCTCCCTATCCACAGCTCTCCCCCTATCAGCGGCGCCTCTCGCCCTCTCCATCGGGCCAGGTGTCTCCAGGCAGGTGTCCACCGTCGCCCTCTGGATGCCAGCGGTCCCCTGGCAGGGACTCGGCAGCTCTCGTTCCCCAGTCGGCCTGCAGCTCCGCTGGGTGTCCAGGCTCCGGtcccacctcccccacctccatctcTGGGTCCTTCTCTCCACACAGGACACCCAAGCCAAGATACCAAGCAGCCCCTGGCGGGATGAGCTGTATGGCCGCGCAG GAGAGGTGTTGTCCCCAGGAGGAAGTGATGCACCTGCCACCATCCCAACTCTCTGTCCTCCGCAACCagcaccgccaccaccaccgccaccaccaccaccaccaccaccaccaccacccagcccGGACAGCCACCACCATCTCGGCCGCTGCTCTGCCCAGCGAGGGCTGCTGCCTCCTCAGCCACCTGCCCCTCCACTCCCAGCCTCCGGCCCGGAGCCCCAGCCTGCTCATCCCCATCGGCGGGATCCACATGGTGCAGGCCAGGGGCAGCTACCAGCGCCCAGGCCCAGCCGTGAGCCCCGCTCTGGGCCGCGCGGGAGCCGAGGAGCCCCCATCACGCTGGAGCCCCAGAACGACGATGGCACCAGCGGCAGCAGTGGGGCGGCCGGCTCCGAGAGGCGCTGGACCCAGACACGGCCAGCTGTGCAGCTCAGCCAATCACAGGAGCCCAGAGGCTGAGGAACCCACCGCCGGCCAATCAGAACTGCCGTTGTTGAACAGGGAAGGAAGGcctgacgtgtgtgtgaagagtcGGGAGGACACAACGCtccagggagaggagagctcgACGCAAACGCCCAGTTGTGTGTCTaggcctcagcacacacactcacacacacacacacacacaaacacacaaacacacgctgtCCCAGACAAGCACCTTAACTGCACATATTAA